Part of the Saccharomonospora amisosensis genome is shown below.
GAGACCCCGTTGGGAATCCGCTTCGCCATGATCCTCACCTTCCCGACCAAACCGCTGGAGGATGCATCTGCACGTGCAACCGATCGTGCACAGACCGTAGCACGTGCCCATGCAGGTGTGAATGCACGTGCAGATGCTCGATCATGTGATCGTCGTCGCACGATCGGACAGGCGGTACCTCTCCGATCGGGGGTACAGGCCTTCGGTGATCGGGCCCTATGAGCTCAGCTTTCGGCGCGAGCCTTCGTCAGCAACTGCCGAGACCTGTCGGGCGTCTCGGCGTCGACGGCGAGCCGATCCAGCGAGCGGCCGATGAGTTCGATCTCGTCGGGACGGTCCAGGTACAGCCCGCCCGCGATGTGCTCGATGTAGCCGATGTTCGGCAGCTCCGGCTCGGCGAACCGCAGCAACGTGAACGCCCCCTCGGCGGCGTAGCCGCTGCGCTCGTAGGGGACGACCTGCACGGAGATGTGCGGCAGCGAGGTCAACTCGAGCAACCGGTCCAGCTGCGCTCTGTGCGCCTTCCTGCCGCCGATGGGCCTGTGCAGCACCGACTCGTCGATGACCGCCCACAGCTTGGGGGCGTTCGGGCGGAACAGCACCTTCTGCCGCCGCATGCGCAACGCCACCCTGCCCTCGGCCGCGTCACTCGCCGTCTCCGGCAGCCCATGGGTTACGACTGCCCTGGCGTAGTCCTCGGTCTGCAACAGCCCCGGCACGAACTGCAGCTCGTAGGTCTGGATTCGCGAGGCCGCCTCTTCCAGACCCACATAGTCGTCGAACCACTTGGGCATGTAGTCGTTGAACTTCTGCCACCAGCCCGGCTGATTGGACTCCTTCACCATGCGAAGGAAGCTCTCGCGCTCGGCGGGGTCCCCGACGCCGTAGAGGGTCAACAGGTCGGCGACGTCGCGCTCCTTGAAGCCGACGCGACCGAGTTCGAGCCGACTGATCTTGGACTCCGAAGCGCGGATGTGGTAGCCAGCGTCAGACCTGCTGACAGCGGCCTGCTCGCGGAGGCGGCGCAGCTGAGCGCCAAGGATCATCCGCCGGGCAGTGGGGCCCGTGGCGTGCTCGCCGGCGGACGCCTCATGCGCTGCCATGTCCGCAGTCCATCCCTCTCACTACCAGTAACGCACTACCAGCTAAGACACGTGGCGGGACATCGTACCGGAGCAAAACCGCCCGATCACCGAAAGTACACCGAGGCCGCGAGCAGTCAAGGAGATACCGCCGTTTACCCGAGCGAACCGAACGCATACGCTACGTGTGTCCGGCGACAACGATCATCCGACGCCTTGCGAGGTACCCCACCGATGCCCGCCACGATTCCGGAATCCGAGCGTCCCCCTTCGACGGCGATCGACACCACGATGCCGAGCATCGCACGAGCCTACGACTACGCCCTCGGAGGGAAGGACAA
Proteins encoded:
- a CDS encoding helix-turn-helix domain-containing protein → MAAHEASAGEHATGPTARRMILGAQLRRLREQAAVSRSDAGYHIRASESKISRLELGRVGFKERDVADLLTLYGVGDPAERESFLRMVKESNQPGWWQKFNDYMPKWFDDYVGLEEAASRIQTYELQFVPGLLQTEDYARAVVTHGLPETASDAAEGRVALRMRRQKVLFRPNAPKLWAVIDESVLHRPIGGRKAHRAQLDRLLELTSLPHISVQVVPYERSGYAAEGAFTLLRFAEPELPNIGYIEHIAGGLYLDRPDEIELIGRSLDRLAVDAETPDRSRQLLTKARAES